A single window of Thalassoroseus pseudoceratinae DNA harbors:
- a CDS encoding DUF1501 domain-containing protein: protein MTPRNTFCGRTRREFLHQAAGGFASVAMTGMLAGDGFLSNQAVAADGVTPYVNPLAPKPPQFAPKAKSVIFLFMYGGPSHIDTFDYKPAMNGMDGKTVDVKTFGRGGHKNQGRIVEPKWKFKQYGECGKWVSDLFPHLAQKVDDIAFLNSMTADSPIHGSAMLMMNSGNIQSGHPTLGSWLTYGLGSENENLPGYVVMLDPTGGPISGAKNWTSGYMPATYQGTTMKAEGAPILNLKRPRGMSEEVQRTLLNSLSQANNSHLSTRIDNTELAARISSYELAYQMQRSAPEAADLAQETEATQKLYGLDSPQTEEFGRRCLLARRLVERGVRYVQLYSGGNHNDANWDAHGDLEKNHNYHAGRTDKAIAGLIQDLKDRGLFDSTLVVWGGEFGRQPTAEYAKGTGRDHNSYGFTMWMAGGGIKGGVSVGTTDELGSQAVEKPLHVKHLHATVLHQMGFDPNQLSYFYAGLDRKLVGVEHVEPIHEII from the coding sequence ATGACACCGCGAAATACGTTCTGTGGCCGCACACGTCGGGAGTTTTTGCATCAAGCTGCCGGTGGATTTGCGTCAGTGGCGATGACCGGGATGCTGGCCGGTGACGGGTTTCTCTCGAATCAAGCCGTCGCAGCGGACGGGGTGACACCATACGTCAATCCGTTGGCACCGAAGCCGCCGCAGTTTGCTCCGAAGGCGAAATCGGTCATCTTCCTGTTCATGTACGGTGGGCCGAGCCATATCGACACGTTCGACTACAAACCCGCCATGAACGGCATGGACGGCAAAACGGTCGATGTCAAAACCTTTGGTCGCGGCGGGCACAAGAATCAGGGCCGGATTGTCGAGCCGAAGTGGAAGTTCAAGCAGTACGGCGAATGCGGCAAGTGGGTCAGTGATTTGTTCCCGCACTTGGCTCAGAAAGTCGACGACATCGCGTTCTTAAATTCGATGACCGCCGACAGCCCGATTCATGGCTCGGCCATGCTGATGATGAACTCGGGCAACATTCAGAGCGGCCATCCGACACTCGGTTCCTGGCTGACTTACGGGCTCGGCAGCGAGAACGAAAATCTGCCCGGTTATGTCGTGATGCTCGACCCGACTGGTGGACCGATCAGCGGTGCAAAAAACTGGACCAGTGGCTACATGCCTGCTACGTATCAGGGCACCACCATGAAAGCCGAGGGCGCTCCGATTCTGAACCTCAAGCGTCCGCGGGGCATGTCGGAAGAAGTGCAGCGGACGCTGTTGAATTCCCTGAGTCAGGCGAACAACTCGCACCTTTCGACCCGCATCGATAACACGGAGTTAGCCGCCCGCATCAGTAGTTACGAACTCGCTTATCAAATGCAGCGGTCCGCTCCCGAAGCGGCGGACCTTGCGCAGGAAACGGAAGCGACGCAAAAACTCTACGGCTTAGATAGTCCACAGACCGAGGAATTCGGTCGCCGCTGTTTGCTGGCACGACGCTTGGTCGAACGGGGTGTGCGGTACGTGCAGTTGTACTCCGGTGGCAACCACAACGATGCGAACTGGGACGCCCATGGCGACTTGGAGAAGAATCACAATTATCACGCCGGTCGCACGGACAAAGCTATTGCCGGGCTGATCCAAGACTTGAAAGACCGCGGGCTGTTCGATTCCACGTTGGTTGTGTGGGGCGGTGAATTCGGTCGCCAACCGACGGCGGAGTATGCCAAGGGCACCGGTCGCGATCACAACTCCTACGGCTTCACAATGTGGATGGCCGGCGGTGGAATCAAAGGCGGCGTGAGCGTCGGCACGACCGACGAACTTGGTTCACAAGCCGTCGAAAAGCCGCTGCACGTCAAGCATCTCCACGCCACGGTGCTCCATCAAATGGGCTTTGATCCGAACCAGTTGAGTTATTTCTACGCCGGTTTGGATCGGAAACTTGTGGGCGTCGAGCATGTCGAACCAATTCACGAGATCATCTGA
- a CDS encoding Uma2 family endonuclease, which produces MSITDIQTPPQSIDHTSNGMRLTAEEFDALEEWEPGFRYELIHGVLIVTPPAGPGERSPNDDLGFLLRNFRENHANGFLLDETLPEQEIRIGDNRRRADRAVWVGLGHRPDPLNDVPAIAIEFVSASSRDRHRDYVEKRDEYAQAGIQEYWVIDRFRREMTVFRGTAEVVVAENEIYSTPLLPEFELPLSRLLAAADDYPESVR; this is translated from the coding sequence ATGAGTATCACCGATATCCAAACCCCACCGCAATCCATCGATCATACATCGAACGGGATGCGTCTCACCGCCGAGGAATTCGATGCACTCGAAGAATGGGAACCAGGGTTTCGTTATGAATTGATTCATGGAGTACTAATCGTGACCCCACCCGCCGGACCAGGTGAGCGAAGTCCGAATGACGATTTGGGCTTCTTGTTGCGTAATTTTCGCGAAAACCATGCGAATGGATTCCTTTTGGATGAAACACTGCCCGAACAGGAAATTCGCATAGGCGACAATCGACGCCGTGCCGATCGGGCTGTGTGGGTTGGTCTTGGTCACCGTCCCGATCCTTTGAATGATGTCCCCGCCATTGCAATCGAATTCGTTTCGGCATCCAGTCGTGACCGGCATCGTGATTATGTGGAGAAGCGAGACGAATATGCACAAGCCGGCATCCAGGAGTATTGGGTCATCGATCGATTCCGTCGCGAAATGACCGTCTTCCGGGGAACGGCCGAAGTTGTCGTGGCCGAGAACGAAATCTATTCGACACCACTGCTACCAGAATTCGAGCTTCCTCTATCCCGCTTACTCGCGGCCGCCGACGACTACCCCGAGTCAGTCAGATGA
- a CDS encoding PSD1 and planctomycete cytochrome C domain-containing protein, whose protein sequence is MRFLILCFAYLMVSGSVWSQDQAEPTVDFNREVLPILAKRCFHCHGPETAESGLRLDSREGIVQETETGLHAVIPGKPDESELLARILETDESLRMPPEGEPLTKSQIETLREWIATGAEWKKHWAFETPTRPEVPAVKNAAWVSSPIDAFVLSRLESAGLTPADPADKVQLLRRVTYNLTGLPPTPQELAEFLADNSPTAYETVVDRLLASPHYGEKWGRAWLDLVRYAETNSFERDNPKPNAWRYRDYVIRSMNDDKPYDQFIREQLAGDEVREPSVEEIVATGYYRLGLWDDEPADPLLHKFDQFDDIVRTTGEVFLGLTVGCARCHDHKIDPIPQADYYSFLAFFRGLSEYGRRGDERSNSQWDITPPEVTKQYQALDRKKAELVERMREIEQKGIVKMSAEDQRATEGRRRERVLKMKLKRHLSDDDWTHYRSLKERLASVEREYRELPDRLSAMAVVRVDREPKATNILLRGSPHAPGDVVQPSFPSIFGDTEPKIEPNPRSSGRRTALADWIASDDNLLTARVMANRIWQHHFGRGIVKSPNNFGLLGEPPTHPKLLDWLAAELIRNDWHLKAVHREILLSSTYRMSSQSTAEGLAKDPGNDLFWRFNMRRLTAEEIRDSVHVVTGVFNPEMFGPSIYPQISQEVLKGQSRPGAGWGKSPPEEQARRSIYIHAKRSLVTPLLSDFDVADTDNTCPVRFVTVQPAQALNLLNGEFLNGQAQKFASRVRHQAGDDRSEQVRVALALALSRPPKPEEIEWGVELIEKLDTEQALSEAESLKYFCLVVLNLNEFIYLD, encoded by the coding sequence ATGCGTTTTCTCATTCTTTGTTTTGCATACCTGATGGTTTCGGGGTCGGTATGGTCTCAGGATCAAGCCGAGCCGACGGTCGATTTCAATCGGGAAGTGTTGCCAATTTTGGCGAAGCGTTGTTTTCATTGTCATGGTCCCGAGACGGCAGAATCGGGGTTGCGGCTGGATAGCCGTGAAGGCATCGTCCAAGAAACCGAGACCGGTTTGCATGCCGTCATTCCTGGCAAACCGGACGAGAGTGAGTTGCTCGCTCGCATTCTGGAGACGGACGAATCATTGCGGATGCCGCCCGAAGGTGAGCCGTTGACGAAATCGCAAATCGAAACGTTGCGCGAGTGGATCGCAACCGGAGCGGAATGGAAAAAGCACTGGGCGTTCGAGACACCGACGCGACCGGAAGTTCCTGCCGTCAAGAACGCTGCATGGGTGTCCTCGCCGATTGATGCGTTTGTGCTCTCGCGGTTGGAGTCGGCTGGCCTCACACCGGCAGACCCCGCCGATAAAGTTCAGTTGCTGCGACGCGTGACCTACAACCTCACCGGGTTGCCGCCAACTCCACAGGAACTCGCGGAATTCCTCGCCGACAATTCCCCGACCGCATACGAAACCGTTGTCGATCGGCTGCTTGCGTCACCGCATTACGGCGAGAAATGGGGGCGGGCTTGGCTCGATCTTGTTCGCTATGCCGAGACGAACAGTTTCGAACGCGACAATCCCAAACCGAATGCTTGGCGGTATCGTGATTACGTCATTCGTTCGATGAACGACGATAAACCCTATGACCAATTCATTCGCGAACAGTTGGCCGGTGATGAAGTCCGGGAACCGTCCGTGGAGGAAATTGTTGCCACCGGCTATTACCGACTCGGTTTGTGGGACGATGAACCAGCCGATCCGTTGCTGCACAAATTCGATCAATTCGATGACATCGTCCGTACCACCGGCGAGGTGTTTTTGGGACTGACGGTGGGATGTGCTCGCTGTCATGATCACAAAATCGATCCAATTCCGCAGGCCGACTATTACAGTTTCCTGGCGTTCTTCCGTGGGTTAAGTGAGTACGGTCGTCGTGGCGACGAGCGTTCTAACAGCCAGTGGGACATCACGCCGCCCGAGGTGACGAAGCAGTACCAAGCACTCGATCGCAAAAAGGCGGAATTGGTCGAACGGATGCGGGAAATCGAGCAGAAGGGCATTGTGAAAATGTCCGCCGAGGATCAACGCGCAACCGAAGGCCGACGCCGCGAGCGTGTTCTGAAAATGAAACTCAAGCGGCATCTTAGTGACGACGATTGGACGCATTACCGATCGCTCAAAGAACGTCTGGCGTCAGTGGAACGGGAATATCGCGAGTTGCCGGACCGATTGTCGGCCATGGCCGTTGTCCGTGTGGATCGCGAACCGAAAGCCACGAACATTCTGCTGCGTGGCAGTCCGCACGCACCTGGTGATGTGGTGCAGCCTTCGTTTCCGTCGATCTTTGGCGATACCGAACCGAAGATTGAACCGAACCCCCGGTCGTCAGGTCGTCGGACGGCACTGGCCGATTGGATTGCCTCTGACGACAACCTACTGACCGCCCGCGTGATGGCCAATCGCATTTGGCAGCACCATTTCGGTCGTGGCATCGTCAAGAGTCCGAATAACTTCGGTTTGCTCGGCGAACCGCCCACACATCCGAAATTGCTTGACTGGTTGGCGGCGGAACTGATCCGGAACGATTGGCATCTCAAGGCGGTTCATCGAGAGATTCTGCTGTCGTCGACTTATCGAATGTCTTCGCAGTCCACAGCGGAAGGGCTGGCGAAGGATCCGGGCAACGATTTGTTCTGGCGGTTCAACATGCGACGATTGACCGCCGAGGAAATCCGCGACAGCGTGCACGTCGTCACGGGCGTGTTCAATCCCGAGATGTTCGGGCCGAGTATCTATCCGCAGATTTCTCAAGAGGTGCTGAAAGGGCAATCGCGACCGGGAGCCGGTTGGGGGAAATCTCCCCCCGAGGAGCAAGCCCGACGCAGCATCTATATTCACGCGAAACGGTCGCTCGTGACGCCACTGCTCTCCGATTTCGACGTCGCCGACACCGACAACACCTGCCCCGTGCGTTTCGTGACCGTGCAACCCGCTCAAGCGCTTAACTTGCTCAACGGGGAATTCCTGAACGGTCAGGCACAGAAATTTGCGTCGCGAGTGCGTCACCAAGCCGGTGATGATCGCAGCGAGCAAGTT